The DNA window AGGGCCGGCATAGTGGAGGTCATCTCCGAGTACGTGCCGCTTAAGAGGAGGGGGCGGAACCATCTCGGGCTCTGCCCGTTCCACTCGGAGAAGACACCCTCGTTTACCGTTAGCGAGGAGAAAAAACTCTTTCACTGCTTCGGCTGCCAGGAGAGCGGCACGGTCGTAACGTTCCTCATGAAGCACGAAGGGCTTTCGTTCCCGGACGCGGTGAGGACGCTCGCGCGGCGCTACGGCGTAACCATAGCCGAGCAGAGGACGGGCGGCGCGGCGCGCGCGGACGGGGTGGTCGAGGCGCTTCTCGCGGCCAACCGGGGTGCGCTCGAGTACTTTACCGAGAAGCTCAAAGGCCCCGAAGGGGCGAAGGCCAGGGACTACTTGAAAAAAAGGGGCTACGAGGGGGAGATTGTCGAGAGGTTCAGGCTCGGCTACGCGCCGGAGAGCTGGGACGGCCTTACGGGCTACCTTAAGAAGAAGTCCGTCGACCCGGCCGTGGCAGAGAAGGCGGGCGTGCTTTCGAGCAAGGACGGCCGTCGCTTCGACCGCTTCAGGGACAGGCTCATGGTGCCCATAACCGACCCGAGGGGGAAGGTGGTGGCCTTCGGAGGGAGGGAGCTCGGCGGCGGCGAGCCGAAGTACCTTAACTCCTCGGAGTCGCCGGTCTTTAAAAAAGGAGAGACGCTCTTCGGCTTCTATCAGGCGAAGCAGGCCATAACCAAAGAGGGCTACGCGCTTGTCGTCGAGGGCTACTTCGACCTCCTGGCCCTTCACAGCCACGGCTTTACCAACACCGTGGCCACAATGGGCACCGCCCTCACAGCGGCCCACATAAGGAGGCTCAAGCAGTACGCCGACGCCGTCTATACGCTCTTCGACGCGGACGAGGCCGGGAGGAAGGCCGCCGTCAGGGGGCTGGATATATTTATCGACGAGGCCGTTCCGGCCAGGGTAGTGCTTCTGCCCGCAGGCTCGGACCCGGACGATTTCCTGAAGAAGGAAGGCCGCAAGGGGATGGAGGGGGCGGTGGCCGGTGCCGTGCCGCTTATGGAGTTCTTCCTCGACGGGCTCAAAAGCGAGTGCGACCTCAACTCGGCGGACGGCAAGGCCAGGTACTTCGACAGGGCCATACCCTATCTGGAAAAGATAAAGAACGTCGCCGAGAAAGGTCATTACGCCGGAAAGGTAGCCTCTGCCACGGGTATCGGGGTCGATGCCGTGTACGGGGCCCTGAAGGGCCAACCCGGTCCGCCCGGAAAAGGGAGGGGGGCCGCCGCTACGGCAAAGGCCATGCCCTCTCCCGGGGCGAGGCTCTCCGAGGCTACGCTCCTGAAGGTCGTCTTGAGGCACCCGGAGCTCTACGGCGAGAGGGTGGCCGAGGCCTTCGCCCTCTTTACCGACCCGCTTATGAAGGAGGTGGCCGGGACGGTAGGCGTTGCCTTCAAAAAGGGAGGCATAGAGCCGTCGGCGCTTGTCGAGTGTGCGGAGGGGGGGGGGGAGAGCGAAGAGGTGAAGAACTGGATGGCGGGCGTGCTCTTCAAAGAGGACGACGGCTTTGTGGAAAGCCCGGAGAGGATGCTCGATGACTGCCTGAATAAGGTGCTCAACAGGGGAAGACCGAAAGAGAAGACAAGAGAGCTTATAAAGAACCTTGAGGAGAGCGGACGGGCCGATACCGCCCGTGAGGTCATGGACGGAGTGGAGCGGGGAAACAGGATGAAGAGAGGGCATAAACGTTGATTAATTGATACCCCCTCCCCCCCCCCTCCCCCGGAGGTTGGCGACGTGAAGAAAAGAAGAGCGCCCGGAAAGAAAAAGCCGAAGAAAGTACTGCCAGAGGGAGCCCCCGAAGGACACGTGGAGGGCAGCCCGGCCGTGTCGCCGCGCGCGGCGGCGTTCGTCTCTTCAGAGGCGGGCGGGGTGGGCGGGAAGAGCTACGACGCGGTCAGGGCATACTTCAGGGAGATG is part of the Thermodesulfobacteriota bacterium genome and encodes:
- the dnaG gene encoding DNA primase, which produces MIPPEKIEEVKERAGIVEVISEYVPLKRRGRNHLGLCPFHSEKTPSFTVSEEKKLFHCFGCQESGTVVTFLMKHEGLSFPDAVRTLARRYGVTIAEQRTGGAARADGVVEALLAANRGALEYFTEKLKGPEGAKARDYLKKRGYEGEIVERFRLGYAPESWDGLTGYLKKKSVDPAVAEKAGVLSSKDGRRFDRFRDRLMVPITDPRGKVVAFGGRELGGGEPKYLNSSESPVFKKGETLFGFYQAKQAITKEGYALVVEGYFDLLALHSHGFTNTVATMGTALTAAHIRRLKQYADAVYTLFDADEAGRKAAVRGLDIFIDEAVPARVVLLPAGSDPDDFLKKEGRKGMEGAVAGAVPLMEFFLDGLKSECDLNSADGKARYFDRAIPYLEKIKNVAEKGHYAGKVASATGIGVDAVYGALKGQPGPPGKGRGAAATAKAMPSPGARLSEATLLKVVLRHPELYGERVAEAFALFTDPLMKEVAGTVGVAFKKGGIEPSALVECAEGGGESEEVKNWMAGVLFKEDDGFVESPERMLDDCLNKVLNRGRPKEKTRELIKNLEESGRADTAREVMDGVERGNRMKRGHKR